The following is a genomic window from Staphylococcus saccharolyticus.
TAAGAAGAAAGGCATCTCTACCATCGATTATTTAATTATTTCTCATCCTCATGCGGATCATATGGAAGAACAACTTTATCTTTTTGAGACACTTAACATAAAAACAATCATTTTAAATAGTGATAAATTTACAACTTCTATTCTCATGCAAATTAAAAGTCAAAGTTCAGAGAAACACATTAAATTAATGGATGTTAAGCAAATATTTCAACTAAATGTGAACGATGCTCAATTAAAATTTTTCCATACGTATATAAATAATAGTGATGATAAAAATGAGCAATCTATAATCATTCTCATTCAATATAAAAATAGAAATTTCTTAATTAATGGGTGATGCGACTGTGAATAATGAACAAAAGTTAATAAATAATTATCAACTGCCGAAAATAGATATACTTAAAGTTGGTTACCATGGAAGTAGAGCAAGTAGTTCGAAAGAATTTATCAAAATCATTAAACCAACCATAAGCTTAATTTCAAGTGGAAAAAATAATAAATATCGATTGCATAATTATGACGTCATCGATCGTTTGAAAACTTATGGAAGCAAAGTTTTTGATACACAAAACAATGGTGAACTGAAAATAAATTTAAATGAAAATTCTTTCAAAGTTTATCGTTATATTTTAAATCAAGAGACTTTAGCTAGAGAAGTAACGCAGTAAAATGCTATAATTTATGAGTATGATTAATAGAGGAAGGTGGCTGTATGAGTGATAATATTATAACCATTTATGGTGAAGTCCCAGAACTTGTCGAGAAAAAAAGCAGTGAGATTGTAAACGATTATCTAGGACAAGATAAAGATGATTTTAACTATGTTAAATTTAATATGTACGAAACAGAATTAACGCCTATTATCGAAGAAATACTTACGTTACCGTTTTTTTCGGATAAAAAGGCAATAGTAGTAAAAAATGCCTATGTCTTTACGGGAGAAAAAGTTTCAAAAGATCTGAATCATAATCCAGATCAATTTATCGAATTTATTGAAAAATATGATGGAGATAATTTGATTGTTTTTGAAGTTTACCATAATAAATTAGATGAACGAAAAAAGTTAACAAAGACTTTAAAGAAAAATTCACAACTTAAAAAAATCGAACAAATGTCCGAAGAAGAAATAAAAAAATGGATTCAACAAAAATTACACGAAAACTTTAAAGATATTAAACGTGATGCTATAGACTTATTTGTTGAATTAACAGGTATTAATTTTAATATAGTTTCACAAGAATTAGATAAACTTATACTTTTTATAGGTGATAGATCAATTATTAATAAAGCGGACGTCAACTTAATTATAAATAGGAGCTTAGAGCAAAATGTGTTCTTATTAACCGAGTATATTCAAAAAGGAAAAAAAGAGCAAGCTATTAAGTTGGTTAATGATTTAATTACTATGAAAGAAGAGCCTATTAAATTGTTAGCTTTAATTACTAGTAACTATAGATTATATTATCAATCTAAAATACTAAGTCAAAAGGGGTATAATGGTCAGCAAATCGCAAAGACTGTTAATGCCCATCCCTATAGGGTAAAACTTGCTCTAAATCAAGCACGTCATTATGAACTAGACAGCTTATTAAATATTATTAACTCATGTGCTGAGACAGACTACAAACTGAAATCGTCTTATATAAATAAACAACTGATATTAGACTTATTTATCTTAGCGCTATAATAACTAAAAAAGATCAAGCACAATGCTTGATCTTATCTTATAATCAATTATTTATTAGCTGACATAAGTTGTGATTTGATACGATCAGCTTTATTTGAATGGATTAAATTGCTATGAGATGCTTTATCGACTTGCTTGATAGCAAATCTTAATAATTCATCTTTATTTTCAGCACCAATTGAGATAGCTGATTTTGCACGTTTAACTGCTGTACGCATAGCATTCTTTTTGGAAATATTACGTGCTTCAGCTGTTTCAGTCGTTCTTACACGTTTAACTGCAGATTTAATGTTTGGCATTTCTGTCACCTCCTAAAAGTGAACTTAACTTATCAAATTTTATTTGATTACAACAAGAAATATTTTATCAAAAGTAGATTATTTGTGCAATCTTTTATTTAAAGGCAAATGAGCATAAAATTAAAGATTCTTTAATATTGGAAAGCACAGGTTTAGTAGATATAATGTTTATATTAGCAAACTTGTTAAATAAAAATTTACTAACTTTGAGATAGTTTGCAATTAAACTTTAAAAACGTTACTATATCAAAGATGCATACATACTGCGGGTTATTATGATGAAAGCGAGAAGGATATTATGAATAAGCAACAACGTTACAATAGAAGAGAACATATTAGAAATTTCTCTATCATTGCTCATATAGACCACGGGAAATCTACATTGGCTGATAGAATATTAGAAAATACAAAATCAGTTGAAACTCGTGAAATGCAAGACCAATTACTAGACTCAATGGATTTAGAGAGAGAACGTGGCATCACAATAAAATTAAATGCAGTGCGCTTAAAATACGAAGCCAAAGATGGTCAAACTTACACTTTTCATCTCATAGATACACCTGGACACGTAGACTTTACTTACGAAGTTTCACGCTCTCTGGCAGCATGCGAAGGTGCTATTTTAGTAGTTGATGCTGCACAGGGTATAGAAGCGCAAACACTTGCGAATGTTTATTTAGCACTTGACAACGACTTAGAACTACTGCCTGTTGTCAATAAGATAGATTTAC
Proteins encoded in this region:
- a CDS encoding ComEC/Rec2 family competence protein, producing the protein MNNEQKLINNYQLPKIDILKVGYHGSRASSSKEFIKIIKPTISLISSGKNNKYRLHNYDVIDRLKTYGSKVFDTQNNGELKINLNENSFKVYRYILNQETLAREVTQ
- the holA gene encoding DNA polymerase III subunit delta; this encodes MSDNIITIYGEVPELVEKKSSEIVNDYLGQDKDDFNYVKFNMYETELTPIIEEILTLPFFSDKKAIVVKNAYVFTGEKVSKDLNHNPDQFIEFIEKYDGDNLIVFEVYHNKLDERKKLTKTLKKNSQLKKIEQMSEEEIKKWIQQKLHENFKDIKRDAIDLFVELTGINFNIVSQELDKLILFIGDRSIINKADVNLIINRSLEQNVFLLTEYIQKGKKEQAIKLVNDLITMKEEPIKLLALITSNYRLYYQSKILSQKGYNGQQIAKTVNAHPYRVKLALNQARHYELDSLLNIINSCAETDYKLKSSYINKQLILDLFILAL
- the rpsT gene encoding 30S ribosomal protein S20; this translates as MPNIKSAVKRVRTTETAEARNISKKNAMRTAVKRAKSAISIGAENKDELLRFAIKQVDKASHSNLIHSNKADRIKSQLMSANK